In Populus trichocarpa isolate Nisqually-1 chromosome 12, P.trichocarpa_v4.1, whole genome shotgun sequence, a genomic segment contains:
- the LOC7493511 gene encoding reticulon-like protein B9: MPIYSSDSDNETTPRTKLFGRQRPIRSVLGGGQVAGVLLWENKKVSAALSFGMTILWFLFEVAEYNFVTLFSHISITAMLIVFIWCTSAEFFNWNPPAIPRSILDKSTFHEFALTFHERFNQALSSFVDIACGKQPALFFVAIFCLYILSVIGNYFTFLNFLYLCFVCLQTLPFLYNKYEDEVERYAGKLTREVKKMYRRFDSNVLNKIPRGVPVKEKKGR, translated from the exons ATGCCGATTTATTCTTCGGATTCGGACAATGAAACAACGCCACGGACAAAGCTTTTCGGGCGGCAGAGACCAATACGATCTGTTCTAGGAGGAGGACAAG TTGCTGGTGTGTTACTATGGGAAAACAAAAAAGTGTCAGCAGCACTTTCTTTCGGAATGACAATATTATGGTTTCTCTTTGAGGTTGCTGAGTACAATTTTGTGACTCTCTTCAGTCACATCTCCATCACAGCAATGCTCATTGTCTTCATATGGTGCACCAGCGCAGAATTTTTCAATTG GAATCCTCCCGCGATCCCAAGAAGTATTTTAGACAAATCTACATTCCATGAATTTGCTCTCACCTTCCATGAAAGATTCAATCAGGCCTTGTCAAGTTTCGTTGACATTGCATGTGGAAAACAACCAGCACTCTTCTTCGTG GCAATATTTTGTCTCTACATATTATCTGTGATTGGAAACTATTTCACGTTCTTGAATTTCCTTTATCTAT GTTTTGTTTGCTTGCAAACTCTGCCATTTCTCTATAATAAATACGAGGATGAGGTGGAGAGGTACGCTGGTAAATTGACCCGAGAAGTCAAGAAAATGTACAGAAGGTTTGATTCCAATGTTCTTAACAAGATACCAAGAGGAGTACCGGTGAAGGAGAAGAAAGGcagatga